In Isoptericola jiangsuensis, the following proteins share a genomic window:
- a CDS encoding YceI family protein has product MATALPTGLATGTYAVDASHSTASFTVRHAGIAKVRGTIGIAAGTITVGEDLESSSVRVELDAAAVSTGDANRDQHLASADFWHAEERPTWTFESTTVTAGSDGYVVAGDLTINGVTQQVELPVDFEGTAKDPFGNQRAGFESEIEINRKDFGLTWNAALETGGFLVGEKVKIALDVSAISQN; this is encoded by the coding sequence ATGGCCACCGCACTGCCCACCGGTCTCGCCACCGGCACCTACGCCGTCGACGCCTCCCACTCCACCGCGTCGTTCACCGTGCGCCACGCCGGCATCGCCAAGGTGCGCGGCACCATCGGCATCGCCGCCGGCACCATCACCGTCGGCGAGGACCTCGAGTCCTCCTCCGTGCGCGTCGAGCTCGACGCCGCCGCCGTGAGCACCGGTGACGCCAACCGCGACCAGCACCTCGCCAGCGCCGACTTCTGGCACGCCGAGGAGCGCCCCACCTGGACCTTCGAGTCCACCACCGTCACCGCGGGCTCCGACGGCTACGTCGTGGCCGGCGACCTCACCATCAACGGCGTGACCCAGCAGGTCGAGCTGCCCGTCGACTTCGAGGGCACCGCCAAGGACCCGTTCGGCAACCAGCGCGCCGGTTTCGAGTCCGAGATCGAGATCAACCGCAAGGACTTCGGCCTCACCTGGAACGCCGCCCTCGAGACCGGCGGCTTCCTCGTCGGCGAGAAGGTCAAGATCGCGCTCGACGTCTCCGCGATCTCCCAGAACTGA
- a CDS encoding histidine phosphatase family protein, translating to MATTTVHLLRHGEVHNPDGVLYGRIAGYRLSDRGQEMARRVAEHLVGAGRDVVAVVASPLQRAQETATPVARGFGVELATDERLLEAGNQFEGTTIGSRPGQLANPRYWKLLWNPLRPSWGESYADQVTRMRAAVEDARRAYDGHEVVLVSHQLPIWVTRLALTGSRLAHDPRRRECTLASLTSLRFDDGRFTSLHYSEPAGDLLPGADPVAGA from the coding sequence ATGGCCACCACCACCGTCCACCTCCTGCGGCACGGCGAGGTCCACAACCCCGACGGCGTCCTGTACGGACGGATCGCCGGGTACCGGCTCTCCGACCGCGGCCAGGAGATGGCCCGCCGCGTCGCCGAGCACCTCGTCGGTGCAGGCCGGGACGTCGTCGCCGTCGTCGCCAGCCCCCTCCAGCGCGCCCAGGAGACCGCGACGCCCGTCGCCCGCGGCTTCGGCGTCGAGCTCGCCACCGACGAGCGCCTCCTCGAGGCCGGCAACCAGTTCGAGGGCACCACGATCGGCTCGCGACCCGGCCAGCTGGCCAACCCGCGGTACTGGAAGCTCCTGTGGAACCCGCTGCGGCCCTCGTGGGGCGAGTCCTACGCCGACCAGGTCACGCGCATGCGCGCCGCCGTCGAGGACGCCCGCCGCGCCTACGACGGCCACGAGGTCGTGCTCGTCAGCCACCAGCTCCCCATCTGGGTGACGCGCCTCGCGCTGACCGGTTCCCGCCTCGCCCACGACCCGCGCCGCCGCGAGTGCACGCTCGCGTCCCTGACGTCGCTGCGGTTCGACGACGGACGCTTCACCTCCCTGCACTACAGCGAGCCCGCCGGCGACCTCCTCCCCGGCGCGGACCCGGTGGCGGGCGCATGA
- a CDS encoding TlpA family protein disulfide reductase yields MRRARTTAALAAVAGTALLLSACAAESGASDVVGQGFVSGDGTVQQWAPDERDDVVVVAGTTFEGDEVSTEDWRGDVVVLNTWYAGCAPCRAEAPDLVEIAGSRADDGVHLLGINTEDEAGAALAFQRTFDVPYPSIEDRSGQVVAGLSGVVPLQAVPSTVVLDAGGKVAARVVGQVAGSTLEALIDDALAGTQTATEGD; encoded by the coding sequence ATGAGGCGCGCACGCACGACCGCGGCCCTCGCCGCCGTCGCCGGGACCGCCCTGCTGCTGTCCGCCTGCGCGGCCGAGTCCGGGGCGTCCGACGTCGTCGGGCAGGGCTTCGTGTCCGGCGACGGCACCGTCCAGCAGTGGGCGCCCGACGAGCGCGACGACGTGGTCGTCGTCGCCGGCACCACCTTCGAGGGCGACGAGGTCTCCACCGAGGACTGGCGCGGCGACGTCGTCGTCCTCAACACCTGGTACGCGGGCTGCGCGCCCTGCCGGGCCGAGGCGCCCGACCTCGTCGAGATCGCGGGCTCCCGCGCCGACGACGGCGTCCACCTGCTCGGCATCAACACCGAGGACGAGGCGGGCGCCGCGCTGGCCTTCCAGCGCACCTTCGACGTGCCCTACCCCTCGATCGAGGACCGCAGCGGGCAGGTCGTCGCCGGGCTGTCGGGCGTCGTCCCGCTGCAGGCCGTCCCGTCGACGGTCGTGCTGGACGCCGGCGGCAAGGTGGCCGCCCGCGTCGTCGGGCAGGTCGCGGGCTCCACGCTCGAGGCGCTGATCGACGACGCGCTGGCCGGCACCCAGACGGCCACCGAGGGCGACTGA
- a CDS encoding cytochrome c biogenesis CcdA family protein, which produces MGEAFATTAMSGSMLLAVPVAVLAGVVSFASPCVLPLVPGYVGYVGGMAAATAGPAGGTTTATRTPARSRVVTGVALFVLGFTAVFVALMAAAGALGSYLVRYEDVLTRVLGVVVILMGVAFLGGIGFLQRERRLHVSPRAGLWGAPLLGVVFGLGWTPCLGPTLAAVQSLALDEASATRGLLLGVAYCVGLGVPFLLVALGLQSSQKMLGFLRRHRLAIMRVGGGLLIAIGLAMVTGVWGAVTSQLQSWISGYTTVV; this is translated from the coding sequence GTGGGGGAGGCGTTCGCGACGACGGCGATGAGCGGGTCGATGCTCCTCGCCGTCCCCGTCGCGGTCCTGGCCGGGGTGGTGTCGTTCGCGTCCCCGTGCGTCCTGCCGCTCGTGCCCGGCTACGTCGGGTACGTGGGCGGGATGGCCGCGGCCACCGCGGGCCCCGCGGGCGGCACGACGACGGCGACGAGGACCCCGGCCCGCAGCCGCGTCGTCACCGGCGTCGCGCTGTTCGTGCTCGGCTTCACCGCCGTGTTCGTGGCCCTCATGGCCGCCGCCGGGGCGCTGGGCTCGTACCTGGTGCGCTACGAGGACGTGCTCACGCGGGTGCTCGGCGTCGTCGTGATCCTCATGGGCGTCGCCTTCCTCGGCGGCATCGGGTTCCTCCAGCGGGAGCGTCGCCTGCACGTCAGCCCGCGGGCGGGTCTGTGGGGGGCGCCGCTGCTGGGCGTCGTGTTCGGCCTCGGGTGGACGCCCTGCCTCGGCCCGACCCTGGCCGCGGTCCAGTCGCTCGCGCTCGACGAGGCGTCGGCGACCCGCGGCCTGCTGCTCGGCGTCGCCTACTGCGTGGGGCTCGGCGTGCCGTTCCTCCTGGTCGCGCTCGGCCTGCAGTCCTCCCAGAAGATGCTCGGGTTCCTGCGTCGGCACCGCCTCGCGATCATGCGGGTCGGCGGCGGCCTGCTCATCGCCATCGGCCTGGCCATGGTGACGGGCGTGTGGGGCGCGGTGACGAGCCAGCTGCAGAGCTGGATCAGCGGATACACGACGGTGGTGTGA
- the resB gene encoding cytochrome c biogenesis protein ResB — protein MAGQTYRPDGIADEFTTGGAEPERPAAADAPGQGAPQLPSLGRRGMLRWTWRQLTSMRVALMLLMLLAVAAVPGSILPQRPQDPAAVVEYLGEHPTAGEWLDRFGFFDVYSSPWFSAIYLLLLVSLVGCIVPRTIAHARALRSRPPRTPARFERFPVHVRATSSATPDEVTEAVAAHLRGRVRLLPRFRVETDAEDARAARGKVPARPATRTVAAERGYLRETGNLLFHLALVGLVISVGVGQLMHYRGQAIVTEGRGFANAVVDYDTFESGAWFREDSLVPFSMTLDAFTSEFATDTVAFAQSRDFTADVTVREPDGTESAETIKVNHPLEIDGAKIYLQGNGYAPDITVTDAAGEVAFSGRVPFIPEDQVYTSRGVVKVPDVSDGLEQIGLVGYFLPTAVIEDDGSARSAFPLPTAPLLVLEVYRGDLGLDEGVPQNVYRLDTANLTPSLDEDGERVKILLEPGDTVDLPDGLGTITFADGDVPRFVALDLRHDPSLAWVLTFALLALTGLVGSLFLPRRRVWVRSWDDGGTTRVEVAGLARGDDAGLDGEVGRVLDAVPGVTTDDSPTDRGTED, from the coding sequence ATGGCAGGGCAGACGTACCGTCCCGACGGGATCGCGGACGAGTTCACGACCGGTGGAGCGGAGCCCGAGCGGCCCGCCGCCGCGGACGCCCCCGGGCAGGGGGCGCCGCAGCTGCCCTCCCTCGGCCGGCGCGGCATGCTGCGCTGGACGTGGCGCCAGCTCACCAGCATGCGTGTCGCGCTCATGCTGCTCATGCTGCTCGCCGTCGCCGCGGTGCCCGGCTCGATCCTGCCGCAGCGGCCGCAGGACCCGGCCGCCGTCGTCGAGTACCTCGGCGAGCACCCCACCGCGGGCGAGTGGCTGGACCGCTTCGGGTTCTTCGACGTCTACTCCTCGCCCTGGTTCTCGGCGATCTACCTGCTGCTGCTCGTGTCGCTGGTCGGTTGCATCGTGCCGCGCACGATCGCGCACGCCCGCGCGCTGCGGTCGCGTCCGCCGCGCACCCCGGCCCGGTTCGAACGCTTCCCCGTGCACGTGCGCGCCACGTCGTCCGCGACGCCCGACGAGGTGACCGAGGCCGTCGCCGCGCACCTGCGGGGCCGCGTGCGCCTGCTGCCGAGGTTCCGCGTCGAGACCGACGCCGAGGACGCCCGTGCGGCCCGCGGCAAGGTGCCCGCGCGCCCGGCCACCCGCACCGTCGCGGCCGAGCGCGGCTACCTGCGCGAGACGGGGAACCTGCTGTTCCACCTCGCGCTCGTCGGCCTCGTGATCTCCGTCGGCGTGGGCCAGCTGATGCACTACCGCGGCCAGGCCATCGTCACCGAGGGCCGCGGCTTCGCGAACGCCGTCGTCGACTACGACACCTTCGAGTCCGGCGCGTGGTTCCGCGAGGACTCGCTCGTGCCGTTCTCGATGACGCTCGACGCGTTCACCTCCGAGTTCGCCACCGACACCGTCGCGTTCGCGCAGTCGCGCGACTTCACCGCGGACGTCACCGTGCGCGAGCCCGACGGCACCGAGAGCGCCGAGACCATCAAGGTCAACCACCCGCTCGAGATCGACGGCGCCAAGATCTACCTGCAGGGCAACGGCTACGCGCCCGACATCACCGTGACCGACGCCGCCGGCGAGGTCGCGTTCTCCGGTCGGGTGCCCTTCATCCCGGAGGACCAGGTCTACACCTCGCGCGGCGTCGTGAAGGTGCCGGACGTGTCCGACGGGCTGGAGCAGATCGGGCTCGTCGGGTACTTCCTGCCCACCGCGGTCATCGAGGACGACGGGTCGGCACGGTCCGCGTTCCCGCTGCCCACCGCACCCCTGCTCGTGCTGGAGGTGTACCGCGGGGACCTCGGCCTGGACGAGGGCGTGCCGCAGAACGTGTACCGCCTCGACACCGCCAACCTCACGCCGTCGCTCGACGAGGACGGCGAGCGCGTCAAGATCCTCCTGGAGCCCGGCGACACGGTCGACCTGCCCGACGGGCTCGGCACCATCACGTTCGCCGACGGCGACGTGCCGCGGTTCGTCGCGCTCGACCTGCGCCACGACCCGTCGCTCGCCTGGGTGCTGACGTTCGCCCTGCTCGCGCTCACCGGCCTCGTCGGCTCGCTGTTCCTGCCGCGGCGCCGCGTGTGGGTGCGATCATGGGACGACGGCGGCACCACGCGCGTCGAGGTCGCGGGCCTGGCCCGCGGCGACGACGCCGGCCTGGACGGCGAGGTCGGGCGCGTGCTCGACGCCGTGCCGGGCGTCACGACCGACGACAGCCCCACCGACCGAGGGACGGAAGACTGA
- the ccsB gene encoding c-type cytochrome biogenesis protein CcsB, which produces MGIAELSDLLVWAAATTFAIAMIAFAVDLGSRSDEKLTAKASAAVTVGAGAPAAGPAGAEAPPRRRAAGIAMSTSWLGTALLLVGIVLRGLAAGRTPWANMYEFTLVGSFVAMAVFLVWNLRRDVRFLGAFVTGIVTLFLVLGLNAFHVAATGVQPALQNYWLVLHVGVAIVATGIFTVAFVLSVLQLLRDFRDENVPFLARPGFRWLDRTPSPVTLESMSFRLNAVAFVLWTFTIIGGAIWAEDAWGRYWGWDPKEVWSFVIWVIYAAYLHARTTRGWSGRRAAWFVVVGYACVLFNFTGVNLIFNGKHSYSGIS; this is translated from the coding sequence ATGGGTATCGCCGAGCTGAGCGACCTGCTCGTCTGGGCCGCCGCGACGACGTTCGCGATCGCGATGATCGCGTTCGCCGTCGACCTGGGCAGCAGGTCCGACGAGAAGCTCACCGCCAAGGCCTCCGCGGCCGTGACCGTCGGGGCCGGCGCCCCCGCCGCCGGGCCCGCCGGCGCCGAGGCCCCGCCGCGCCGGCGCGCCGCCGGGATCGCGATGTCGACGTCGTGGCTCGGTACCGCGCTGCTGCTCGTCGGGATCGTGCTGCGCGGCCTCGCCGCCGGGCGCACCCCCTGGGCCAACATGTACGAGTTCACGCTCGTCGGGTCGTTCGTCGCGATGGCCGTGTTCCTCGTCTGGAACCTGCGCCGCGACGTGCGGTTCCTCGGGGCGTTCGTCACCGGCATCGTGACGCTGTTCCTCGTGCTGGGCCTCAACGCGTTCCACGTCGCCGCGACCGGCGTGCAGCCCGCGCTGCAGAACTACTGGCTGGTGCTGCACGTCGGTGTCGCGATCGTCGCCACCGGCATCTTCACCGTCGCGTTCGTCCTGTCCGTGCTGCAGCTCCTGCGCGACTTCCGCGACGAGAACGTCCCGTTCCTCGCGCGCCCCGGCTTCCGCTGGCTCGACCGCACGCCCTCCCCGGTGACGCTCGAGTCGATGTCGTTCCGCCTCAACGCCGTCGCGTTCGTGCTGTGGACCTTCACCATCATCGGCGGCGCCATCTGGGCCGAGGACGCCTGGGGCCGGTACTGGGGCTGGGACCCCAAGGAGGTGTGGAGCTTCGTCATCTGGGTCATCTACGCCGCCTACCTGCACGCCCGCACCACGCGCGGCTGGTCCGGCCGCCGCGCCGCCTGGTTCGTCGTCGTCGGCTACGCCTGCGTGCTGTTCAACTTCACCGGCGTGAACCTCATCTTCAACGGCAAGCACTCGTACTCCGGCATCAGCTGA
- a CDS encoding PLD nuclease N-terminal domain-containing protein — translation MTRVLVGLVVVGLLVYALSDLASSDDDDRGGLPTWLWVLIIVLLPIFGPLTWIVARQARKRRGGSGGRTARPSRGPRRPSGPVAPDDDPEFLWRLDQEKRRRRREQRDSGGDGATGPSADGDGDRRGHDGGWGGDGGSDGGGGDGGGGGD, via the coding sequence ATGACTCGTGTGCTGGTGGGTCTCGTCGTCGTCGGGCTGCTGGTGTACGCCCTGTCCGACCTGGCGAGCTCGGACGACGACGACCGGGGCGGCCTGCCGACCTGGCTGTGGGTGCTCATCATCGTCCTGCTGCCGATCTTCGGCCCCTTGACCTGGATCGTCGCCCGGCAGGCCCGCAAGCGCCGCGGCGGCTCCGGCGGCCGCACGGCGCGGCCGAGCCGTGGCCCGCGCCGCCCGTCCGGGCCGGTCGCGCCGGACGACGACCCGGAGTTCCTGTGGCGCCTGGACCAGGAGAAGCGTCGCCGGCGACGTGAGCAGCGCGACAGCGGCGGGGACGGCGCCACCGGTCCGTCCGCGGACGGCGACGGCGACCGGCGCGGTCACGACGGCGGCTGGGGCGGCGACGGCGGGTCCGACGGCGGTGGCGGGGACGGCGGTGGCGGCGGCGACTGA
- a CDS encoding DUF4229 domain-containing protein: protein MPLVTYSVLRLLILAAALGLAWTVGLRGWLLALVAVVVAFAVSYLALPRQRDAATAWMAQRAERRAGRRGSDKVTVDSLAADDAAAEDAAFEGDRVDPSATTER, encoded by the coding sequence GTGCCCCTCGTGACCTACTCCGTGCTGCGCCTGCTGATCCTCGCGGCCGCCCTCGGGCTGGCCTGGACGGTCGGCCTGCGCGGCTGGCTGCTCGCCCTGGTCGCCGTCGTGGTGGCCTTCGCCGTCTCCTACCTCGCGCTGCCGAGGCAGCGGGACGCGGCGACCGCCTGGATGGCGCAGCGTGCGGAGCGGCGCGCCGGGCGTCGTGGCTCGGACAAGGTCACGGTGGACTCCCTGGCCGCGGACGACGCCGCCGCCGAGGACGCCGCGTTCGAGGGCGACCGGGTCGACCCGTCCGCCACGACCGAGCGCTGA
- a CDS encoding 1,4-dihydroxy-2-naphthoate polyprenyltransferase translates to MATPAEWVAGARPRTLPAAAAPVLVGSGAAAQVDAFAWLAALLALGVALALQVGVNYANDYSDGVRGTDLDRVGPLRLTASGVARSGQVRGAAFAAFGVAGVLGLALCAVSGHWWLLGVGVLCVVAAWYYTGGKRPYGYAGLGEVGVFVFFGLVATLGTTYTQADRVTWPAVLGAVGVGLIACALLMVNNVRDIPTDVDAGKRTLAVRLGDRRARRLYALWIALAMLLALACAAWNPWVFLVAVLLLPAVLLVLPVLAGARGRALVPVLAGTGMFELAYGVLLGVGLAL, encoded by the coding sequence ATGGCCACGCCCGCCGAGTGGGTCGCCGGGGCACGCCCGCGCACCCTGCCCGCCGCCGCCGCCCCCGTCCTGGTCGGGTCCGGCGCGGCCGCGCAGGTCGACGCGTTCGCCTGGCTGGCGGCGCTGCTCGCCCTCGGGGTGGCCCTCGCCCTCCAGGTGGGCGTGAACTACGCCAACGACTACTCGGACGGCGTGCGCGGCACGGACCTCGACCGGGTCGGTCCGCTGCGGCTCACGGCGTCGGGCGTCGCCCGGTCCGGGCAGGTCAGGGGCGCGGCGTTCGCGGCGTTCGGCGTCGCCGGGGTGCTGGGGCTGGCCCTGTGCGCGGTGAGCGGGCACTGGTGGCTGCTGGGAGTCGGCGTGCTGTGCGTCGTCGCGGCCTGGTACTACACCGGCGGGAAGCGGCCCTACGGGTACGCGGGCCTCGGCGAGGTCGGGGTGTTCGTGTTCTTCGGGCTGGTGGCCACCCTCGGCACGACCTACACCCAGGCGGACCGCGTCACGTGGCCGGCGGTGCTGGGCGCCGTCGGGGTCGGGCTCATCGCCTGCGCGCTGCTCATGGTCAACAACGTCCGGGACATCCCCACGGACGTGGACGCCGGCAAGCGGACCCTGGCGGTGCGTCTCGGTGACCGGCGCGCGCGCCGCCTGTACGCACTGTGGATCGCGCTGGCCATGCTGCTCGCCCTCGCGTGCGCCGCCTGGAACCCGTGGGTGTTCCTCGTCGCGGTGCTGCTGCTCCCGGCGGTCCTGCTGGTGCTGCCGGTGCTGGCGGGCGCGCGGGGCCGCGCGCTGGTGCCCGTCCTGGCGGGCACGGGGATGTTCGAGCTCGCCTACGGCGTCCTGCTGGGCGTCGGTCTGGCGCTCTGA
- a CDS encoding AMP-binding protein, with protein MSTTDLPVLVDALRRALDGGAPVAPLPRLTAAPPPAGTAVVVRTSGSTGTPREVALGAAALRASATATHERLGGAGRWVLTLPPTHVAGVQVLVRSLLAGRAPVAAPDGPFTPAGLAELLAEPLRGDDPVHLSLVPTQLHRVVEAADGGEPAALHALARCGAVLLGGAATPPGLLARAHDAGVPVVRTYGMSETAGGCVYDGVALPGVRVRLADGVVELAGPTLASGYVGDDAATAAAFVDGPDGRWFRTSDLGTVEDGVLRVLGRADDVVVTGGVNVAPAAVEAVLGELLDAEVCVVGVPDDEWGQAVVAVCSAPGRAGAVPDGRGDPPADAAAVPVGAAELARVRAAVADRLGAAAAPRQVYRVPALPLRGPGKVDRAAVVDLVPAGTAR; from the coding sequence GTGAGCACCACCGACCTCCCGGTCCTCGTCGACGCCCTGCGTCGCGCGCTCGACGGCGGCGCCCCCGTAGCCCCCCTCCCCCGCCTGACCGCCGCGCCGCCGCCGGCGGGCACCGCGGTCGTCGTGCGCACCTCGGGGTCCACGGGCACGCCGCGCGAGGTCGCGCTCGGCGCGGCGGCGCTGCGGGCCTCCGCGACCGCGACGCACGAGCGGCTCGGCGGCGCGGGCCGCTGGGTCCTCACCCTGCCGCCGACGCACGTCGCGGGCGTGCAGGTGCTGGTGCGCTCCCTGCTGGCGGGCCGGGCGCCCGTGGCGGCGCCCGACGGACCGTTCACCCCGGCCGGGCTGGCGGAGCTGCTCGCCGAGCCGCTGCGCGGCGACGACCCGGTGCACCTGTCGCTGGTCCCCACCCAGCTCCACCGGGTCGTGGAGGCGGCGGACGGCGGCGAGCCGGCGGCGCTGCACGCGCTGGCCCGCTGCGGGGCGGTGCTGCTGGGTGGCGCGGCCACCCCGCCCGGGCTGCTGGCCCGCGCGCACGACGCGGGGGTGCCCGTGGTCCGCACCTACGGCATGTCGGAGACGGCCGGCGGCTGCGTCTACGACGGCGTCGCGCTGCCCGGCGTGCGGGTGCGGCTCGCCGACGGCGTGGTGGAGCTCGCCGGGCCCACGCTCGCGTCGGGGTACGTGGGCGACGACGCCGCGACGGCGGCGGCGTTCGTCGACGGCCCCGACGGCCGCTGGTTCCGCACGAGCGACCTCGGCACGGTCGAGGACGGCGTGCTGCGGGTGCTGGGCCGGGCGGACGACGTGGTCGTCACCGGCGGCGTGAACGTGGCGCCCGCGGCCGTGGAGGCGGTCCTCGGCGAGCTGCTCGACGCCGAGGTGTGCGTGGTCGGCGTGCCCGACGACGAGTGGGGGCAGGCCGTCGTCGCGGTGTGCTCCGCCCCGGGCCGGGCCGGTGCCGTCCCGGACGGCCGCGGCGACCCCCCTGCGGACGCCGCGGCCGTCCCCGTCGGCGCGGCCGAGCTGGCGCGGGTGCGGGCCGCCGTCGCGGATAGGCTGGGCGCGGCCGCCGCGCCACGACAGGTGTACCGGGTGCCCGCGCTCCCCCTGCGCGGCCCCGGCAAGGTCGACCGCGCAGCCGTCGTCGACCTGGTGCCCGCCGGCACCGCCCGCTGA
- a CDS encoding DUF3048 domain-containing protein has translation MTVRRRPAALAGTLLAVTLLAACSGEPEPAPTSTVAAPVESVAKSAPPAVPTVWPLTGVATDEVAQRPALAIKIENSREARPQTGLEAADTVWEEVVEGGITRFVAVYHSTVPDVVEPVRSVRPMDPAIVAPLDGILAYSGAQQPFIDAVGAAGVQSVIMDAGDAGFTRDPNRYAPHNVLGDPVAFLAQDDGERTTPPPAQFAFARAAAHATAVVQGTATRHLDVVLSPAQTSAWAWEKKSGTWLRSEGTAPSLSTSGVQHAAENVVVLDVEVVDTSYRDPSGAPVPETQLVGSGTGLVASGGRTLAVEWSKKSLHDPVVLTADGDPVELAPGRTWVELVPTRTGSYSTS, from the coding sequence ATGACCGTGCGCCGTCGTCCCGCGGCCCTCGCGGGGACGCTCCTCGCCGTCACGCTGCTCGCCGCGTGCTCCGGGGAGCCGGAGCCCGCCCCCACCTCGACCGTGGCCGCCCCCGTGGAGTCGGTCGCGAAGTCCGCACCCCCGGCCGTGCCCACCGTCTGGCCCCTCACCGGGGTCGCCACCGACGAGGTCGCGCAGCGTCCCGCGCTGGCGATCAAGATCGAGAACTCCCGCGAGGCCCGCCCCCAGACCGGTCTCGAGGCGGCCGACACCGTGTGGGAGGAGGTCGTCGAGGGCGGCATCACGCGGTTCGTCGCCGTCTACCACTCCACCGTCCCGGACGTCGTCGAGCCCGTGCGCTCGGTGCGACCCATGGACCCGGCGATCGTCGCGCCGCTCGACGGGATCCTCGCCTACTCCGGCGCGCAGCAGCCGTTCATCGACGCCGTGGGGGCGGCCGGCGTCCAGTCGGTCATCATGGACGCGGGCGACGCCGGGTTCACCCGCGACCCGAACCGGTACGCCCCGCACAACGTGCTCGGCGACCCGGTGGCGTTCCTCGCCCAGGACGACGGCGAGCGCACCACGCCGCCGCCCGCACAGTTCGCGTTCGCGCGCGCCGCGGCGCACGCCACCGCCGTCGTGCAGGGCACGGCGACACGCCACCTCGACGTCGTGCTGTCCCCCGCGCAGACGAGCGCCTGGGCGTGGGAGAAGAAGTCCGGCACCTGGCTGCGCTCCGAGGGCACCGCCCCGTCCCTGTCGACGTCCGGGGTGCAGCACGCCGCGGAGAACGTCGTCGTCCTGGACGTGGAGGTCGTCGACACCTCCTACCGGGACCCGTCCGGGGCGCCCGTGCCGGAGACGCAGCTCGTGGGCTCGGGCACCGGCCTGGTCGCGAGCGGCGGTCGCACGCTCGCCGTCGAGTGGTCGAAGAAGTCCCTGCACGACCCGGTGGTGCTCACCGCGGACGGCGACCCCGTCGAGCTCGCCCCGGGCCGCACGTGGGTGGAGCTCGTGCCCACCCGCACCGGCTCGTACTCGACGTCCTGA
- a CDS encoding 1,4-dihydroxy-2-naphthoyl-CoA synthase — MTDDATDAAIPTALPRQVSRTFDPTRWRTVTGFDDLTDLTYHRGVERSVGADGTEQVRDLPVVRVAFDRPEVRNAFRPHTVDELYRVLDHARMTSDVGTVLLTGNGPSPKDGGWAFCSGGDQRIRGRSGYQYTSAPDGGGDVHTADAVDPARAGRLHILEVQRLIRTMPKVVIAVVDGWAAGGGHSLHVVADLSIACRQHGRFKQTDADVGSFDGGYGSAYLARQVGQKRAREIFFLAREYSADDAERWGGVNEVAEHDDLEDLGLEYALTIAGKSPQAVRMLKFAFNLADDGLMGQQVFAGEATRLAYLTDEAVEGRDAFLQKRDPDWSQFPYAY; from the coding sequence GTGACCGACGACGCGACCGACGCAGCGATCCCCACCGCCCTGCCCCGCCAGGTGTCCCGCACGTTCGACCCGACCCGGTGGCGCACCGTGACCGGGTTCGACGACCTCACGGACCTCACCTACCACCGGGGCGTGGAACGGTCCGTCGGCGCCGACGGGACCGAGCAGGTGCGCGACCTGCCGGTGGTGCGCGTCGCGTTCGACCGTCCCGAGGTGCGCAACGCGTTCCGCCCCCACACGGTGGACGAGCTCTACCGCGTGCTGGACCACGCCCGCATGACGTCCGACGTCGGCACCGTGCTGCTCACGGGCAACGGGCCGTCGCCGAAGGACGGCGGGTGGGCGTTCTGCTCCGGCGGCGACCAGCGCATCCGCGGACGGTCCGGCTACCAGTACACGTCCGCGCCCGACGGCGGCGGCGACGTGCACACCGCGGACGCCGTCGACCCGGCCCGTGCGGGCCGCCTGCACATCCTCGAGGTGCAGCGGCTCATCCGCACCATGCCGAAGGTGGTGATCGCCGTCGTCGACGGGTGGGCGGCCGGTGGCGGGCACTCCCTGCACGTCGTGGCGGACCTGTCGATCGCGTGCCGCCAGCACGGCCGGTTCAAGCAGACGGACGCCGACGTCGGCTCGTTCGACGGCGGCTACGGCTCGGCCTACCTGGCCCGCCAGGTCGGGCAGAAGCGGGCCCGGGAGATCTTCTTCCTCGCGCGCGAGTACTCCGCGGACGACGCCGAGCGCTGGGGCGGGGTGAACGAGGTCGCCGAGCACGACGACCTGGAGGATCTCGGCCTGGAGTACGCGCTGACGATCGCCGGGAAGTCCCCGCAGGCCGTGCGGATGCTGAAGTTCGCCTTCAACCTGGCCGACGACGGTCTCATGGGCCAGCAGGTGTTCGCGGGCGAGGCGACGCGCCTGGCCTACCTGACCGACGAGGCCGTCGAGGGCCGCGACGCCTTCCTCCAGAAGCGCGACCCGGACTGGTCGCAGTTCCCGTACGCCTACTGA